A DNA window from Aspergillus nidulans FGSC A4 chromosome V contains the following coding sequences:
- the fkbp3 gene encoding peptidylprolyl isomerase family protein FKBP4 (transcript_id=CADANIAT00002809) → MRVPIITTLLTLALTGLSQAASLGVETTHGVECNRKTTKGDTVKMHYRGTLAEDGSQFDASYDRGTPFKFKLGAGRVIKGWDEGLLDMCVGEKRTLTIPPEYGYGDRGIGPIPGGATLIFQTELLEIEGVPKDEL, encoded by the exons ATGCGCGTCCCAATTATTACCACtctcctcactctcgcccTCACCGGCCTCTCGCAAGCCGCCTCTCTCGGCGTCGAAACCACCCACGGTGTCGAGTGCAACCGCAAGACAACAAAGGGCGACACAGTTAAGATGCATTACCGTGGCACCCTCGCTGAAGACGGATCTCAGTTCGATGCGAGCTATGATCGGGGCACACCATTCAAATTCAAGCTAGGGGCTGGACGTGTCATTAAGGG ATGGGACGAAGGACTGCTCGATATGTGCGTTGGCGAGAAGAGAACCCTGACGATTCCGCCGGAGTATGGGTACGGCGATCGCGGCATTGGACCCATTCCTGGTGGTGCGACGTTGATCTTCCAAACGGAACTGCTGGAGATTGAGGGCGTGCCCAAGGATGAGCTTTGA
- a CDS encoding uncharacterized protein (transcript_id=CADANIAT00002808) gives MRLFECLVRTDPSRLDTILIPILGLAFFALQIDRGNISAALTSSITEDLNITTNQINIGTQLLSAGIVISEIPSNVILQRVGPQRWLSAQLFAWGLVATFQAFIKSYPAYLVTRLLLGLLEGGFIPGALYYLSTWYKREETSLRVTLFFFGQMFSGATSSLISAGLLTLSGKRGLAGWRWIFLVEGAMTLFIGILFVLLVPPRAGDGRPLLSSFTGRWSYLTPRESHIATSRVLIDDPQKSAGHLKITGRDIWNTISRPRIIQHFFITLVAMSGFQGLTQYTPSMIKSFGFSAVRANALASVPVYCGMLWVLVLSYLSDKFGHRGPFVLISITWNVISYSCLRVTPATSGRWHRYGVIAVANVSYASMHVLNIGWLSVYCRSPQERSVALALVVMAANCAGISGSQIFRTEDKPLYLHGLTAICALAAASWVLALVLNLQNYFMHQGWKAKEAQGV, from the exons ATGCGCCTTTTCGAATGTCTTGTGCGTACTGACCCGAGCAGACTCGACACAATCCTCATTCCCATTCTCGGCCTCGCCTTTTTCGCCCTCCAAATCGACCGCGGGAACATCAGTGCCGCGCTTACATCGTCCATAACCGAAGACCTGAATATCACTACAAACCAGATCAATATAGGAACGCAGCTGTTGTCCGCCGGCATTGTGATCAGCGAGATTCCGTCGAATGTCATCCTGCAGCGAGTCGGACCACAAAGATGGCTGTCGGCCCAACTCTTTGCTTGGGGCCTTGTAGCAACTTTCCAAGCCTTCATCAAGTCGTACCCGGCGTATCTGGTAACGAGACtgttgcttggcttgctggAAGGCGGTTTCATCCCCGGAGCACTCTACTACCTTTCGACATGGTATAAACGGGAAGAGACCAGTCTCCGGGTgactctgttcttcttcgggCAGATGTTCTCAGGCGCAACTTCCAGCCTAATTTCTGCCGGGCTTCTGACGCTGTCTGGTAAACGGGGGCTTGCTGGATGGCGGTGGATTTTCTTGG TCGAAGGCGCTATGACACTTTTCATTGgaatcctcttcgtcctccttgTTCCTCCCAGAGCCGGCGATGGCCGACCCCTACTCAGCTCCTTCACCGGCCGCTGGAGCTATCTGACGCCCCGGGAATCGCACATTGCGACTTCGCGCGTTCTCATCGACGACCCACAAAAAAGTGCTGGGCATCTTAAGATCACCGGACGCGACATCTGGAATACAATCAGCCGGCCACGCATCATTCAGCACTTCTTCATCACGCTCGTTGCCATGTCCGGATTCCAAGGACTGACGCAGTACACACCCAGCATGATCAAGTCGTTTGGGTTCAGCGCTGTGCGCGCCAATGCGTTGGCTTCTGTGCCGGTATACTGTGGAATGCTCTGGGTATTAGTTCTTTCGTATCTTAG TGACAAATTCGGGCACCGCGGTCCCTTTGTCCTTATTTCCATCACTTGGAACGTTATTTCGTACTCTTGCTTGCGCGTCACCCCAGCTACTTCTGGCCGGTGGCATCGGTATGGAGTCATTGCGGTCGCCAACGTTTCGTATGCCAGCATGCACGTCTTAAACATCGGCTGGTTGTCAGTGTATTGCAGATCGCCGCAGGAGCGTAGTGTGGCATTGGC GCTGGTCGTCATGGCCGCCAACTGCGCTGGTATATCTGGCTCACAAATCTTTCGCACAGAGGACAAGCCACTCTACCTCCATGGCCTGACCGCCATTTGTGCCTTGGCTGCGGCATCGTGGGTGTTGGCGCTTGTATTGAACCTGCAAAATTATTTCATGCATCAGGGTTGGAAAGCAAAGGAAGCGCAAGGCGTTTGA
- a CDS encoding sulfatase family protein (transcript_id=CADANIAT00002807), with product MKVARTTLWLTLALAVNAFPSLFDPLQQILGPTPQTLPNKPNFVFIITDDQDLQLDSIDFMPLVSKHLKQKGTFFSNHFVTTALCCPSRVSLWTGRQAHNTNVTDVTPPYGNPNPILSGAMGSNSIVGGYPKFVDRGFNDNFLPVWLQSAGYDTYYTGKLFNAHTVDNYHSPYVNGFTGSDFLLDPFTYSYLNSTYQRNGDEPVSYEGRHTVDVITEKALGFLDDGLNGDRPFFLTVAPVAPHSNVDVSALGADRRAPTIMTEPIPLDRHKSLFQDVKVPRTKHFNPDEPSGVSWIRDLPQQDESTIEYNDHFYRQRLRALQGVDELVDLIVTRLEASGQLDNTYIIYTSDNGYHIGQHRLPPGKACGFEEDIRVPLFIRGPGVPENKVKEAVTTHIDLAPTIFDLAEIPLREDFDGTPIPLPSAEDNASIRHEHVTVEYWGKSYLEGEKGPLSNPENLPFFTNNTYKSVRIIGEGYNLYYSVWCNNEHELYDLTADPYQLNNLYNSNDKSVMVFGHSLSQVISRLDSILLVLKSCKGATCTKPWEVLHPRGHVKNLKDALNPLYNAFYADQARVSFDHCEHGYIPEVEGPQDALPFTRYGLNWDIWT from the exons ATGAAGGTTGCAAGGACAACATTATGGCTCACGTTGGCCCTGGCAGTCAAtgccttcccttcccttttcgatcctcttcagcagatcCTCGGTCCAACACCGCAAACATTACCGAATAAGCCGaacttcgtcttcatcatcactgaTGATCAGGACCTTCAGCTCGACTCTATTGATTTTATGCCCCTGGTCTCAAAGCACCTCAAGCAGAAAGGtaccttcttcagcaaccaCTTTGTCACCACGGCGCTCTGCTGCCCGTCGCGCGTGAGCCTGTGGACAGGGCGTCAGGCTCACAACACGAATGTCACTGACGTGACTCCTCCATATGGTAACCCTAACCCTATTTTGTCAGGCGCAATGGGTTCTAATAGCATTGTAGGCGGGTACCCCAAGTTCGTTGACCGCGGCTTCAATGACAACTTCCTGCCAGTCTGGCTCCAAAGCGCCGGATACGACACTTACTATACGGGTAAATTGTTCAACGCCCACACCGTCGATAACTACCACAGCCCCTACGTCAACGGGTTCACCGGCTCTGATTTCCTCTTGGACCCTTTCACCTATTCGTACCTAAATTCGACGTACCAACGAAACGGCGACGAGCCGGTGAGCTATGAAGGGCGACATACCGTCGACGTCATCACTGAGAAGGCTCTGGGGTTTTTGGACGACGGCCTAAATGGCGACCGTCCGTTCTTTCTGACCGTTGCTCCGGTTGCTCCTCATTCGAACGTGGATGTCAGCGCTCTTGGGGCAGATCGCAGAGCGCCTACGATTATGACAGAGCCTATCCCGCTCGATAGACACAAGTCTCTGTTCCAAGACGTGAAGGTTCCTCGTACCAAGCATTTTAATCCAGACGAACCGAGCGGCGTCAGCTGGATCAGAGACCTGCCTCAGCAGGATGAATCGACCATCGAATACAACGACCACTTTTACCGGCAACGGCTGCGCGCTCTGCAGGGTGTCGATGAGCTTGTCGACTTGATTGTCACTAGACTCGAGGCCAGCGGCCAGCTCGATAACACGTACATCATCTATACTTCCGACAATGGGTACCACATCGGACAGCACCGGCTGCCGCCCGGTAAAGCATGCGGGTTCGAGGAGGATATTCGCGTGCCCTTGTTCATCCGTGGGCCTGGTGTGCCTGAGAACAAAGTGAAGGAAGCCGTTACCACGCATATTGACCTCGCGCCCACGATCTTTGACCTAGCGGAGATACCACTGCGCGAAGACTTTGACGGCACGCCAATCCCTCTTCCAAGCGCGGAAGATAATGCCTCTATACGCCATGAGCACGTCACTGTCGAGTATTGGGGAAAGTCGTACCTTGAGGGGGAGAAGGGCCCTCTGA GCAACCCAGAGAACCTCCCATTCTTCACCAACAACACTTACAAGTCAGTACGAATTATTGGGGAGGGCTATAACCTCTACTATTCCGTATGGTGTAATAACGAACACGAGCTGTACGACTTAACT GCCGATCCTTACCAGCTGAACAACCTCTACAACTCCAACGACAAGTCAGTCatggtcttcggccacagCCTCTCGCAGGTAATCAGCAGGCTAGACTCAATTCTGCTCGTGCTCAAATCCTGCAAAGGCGCTACTTGTACCAAGCCGTGGGAAGTCCTCCACCCGCGCGGCCATGTGAAGAACCTAAAGGACGCATTGAATCCGTTATACAATGCATTCTACGCAGACCAGGCCAGGGTTTCCTTTGATCACTGTGAGCATGGGTATATCCCTGAAGTAGAGGGGCCACAGGACGCGCTCCCGTTCACGAGATATGGGTTGAATTGGGATATCTGGACGTGA
- a CDS encoding uncharacterized protein (transcript_id=CADANIAT00002806) has translation MARAQPDETTPLNAENPKYQAVDTIRTHVSDEESDAVPESPSNPPVEALTSVGSIIAVLLLARSSWPRLHTSRLSSTAYKGLLGCRLGIPLEYAPRSRCGLATEMWIVIVGRALSGIGGAGVMTMSAIIITDIVAKREIATWRAVVNLSMTLGRSLGGPVGGVLTDTIGWRWAFLLQAPLLGIAALLVAIQLKLVQRNGFGAQPNKSKFSRIDLRGSILVATSIAAIILLLDQGGKAFPWASLPALVLVSSGVLTLALFVYTELYVAPEPIFKLQILKRPNVAASYLVSSFQVAAQVGMMFTVPLYFQVSDRASSTVAGAHMIPAVAGNAIGGLTAGSYIRRTGNYKPILVAAGLIACISYLLQFLCWNGETGFWESLYIVFGGLGSGSASAAAFVSMTAFLEPTEMAMATGGYSLLLNFALTAGITSNYTLLSSEFRRQLQRRLLGEGAHKDSTDEQKIICHALSSIEYIAGLTGALRETVVGSYVAGLKHAYTLTARNHRL, from the exons ATGGCTCGCGCTCAGCCAGACGAGACGACCCCGTTGAACGCTGAAAATCCCAAGTACCAGGCCGTTGATACTATCAGGACCCATGTCAGTGACGAGGAGAGCGATGCGGTCCCGGAGAGCCCGTCGAATCCGCCGGTTGAGGCGTTGACCAGCGTTGGGAGCATCATCGCcgtgcttcttcttg CACGCTCGTCATGGCCGCGACTGCACACATCTCGTCTGAGTTCAACCGCCTACAAGGGGCTGCTTGGCTGTCGACTGGGTATACCCTTGGAGTATGCGCCGCGCAGCCGATG TGGACTCGCAACGGAAATGTGGATTGTCATCGTCGGCCGTGCCCTGAGCGGTATTGGCGGTGCTGGCGTCATGACCATGAGTGCGATCATTATCACCG ACATTGTGGCCAAGCGAGAGATCGCAACATGGCGAGCTGTTGTCAACCTGTCCATGACGCTGGGTCGCAGTCTTGGAGGCCCAGTTGGCGGAGTGCTGACGGACACAATCGGATGGCGATG GGCATTCCTTCTGCAAGCTCCATTACTGGGGATTGCCGCCCTTCTCGTCGCTATTCAACTCAAGCTGGTCCAGCGTAATGGCTTTGGTGCACAGCCTAATAAGTCCAAGTTCAGCCGTATCGACCTCCGCGGATCCATCCTGGTGGCCACGAGTATCGCGGccatcattcttctccttgaccaGGGCGGAAAGGCATTCCCCTGGGCATCCCTGCCCGCATTAGTCCTAGTCAGTTCGGGGGTCCTAACGCTTGCCCTGTTTGTTTACACTGAGCTCTACGTTGCACCGGAGCCGATCTTCAAACTCCAGATCCTTAAACGTCCCAACGTGGCTGCTAGCTACCTTGTCAGCTCCTTCCAGGTCGCCGCTCAGGTCGGCATGATGTTCACCGTGCCGCTTTACTTCCAGGTTTCTGATCGGGCGTCCAGTACCGTTGCTGGTGCTCATATGATTCCCGCAGTGGCTGGCAATGCCATCGGGGGCTTAACAGCAGGTTCTTACATTCGACGGACGGGGAACTACAAGCCAATTCTCGTAGCGGCGGGCCTCATCGCGTGCATCTCGTACTTGCTGCAGTTCTTATGCTGGAATGGAGAAACTGGGTTCTGGGAATCGCTGTATATCGTGTTCGGCGGCCTGGGCAGCGGGTCTGCATCAGCGGCGGCCTTTGTGAGCATGACGGCCTTCTTAGAACCAACCGAAATGGCTATGGCTACCGGGGGGTATTCACTGCTCCTGAACTTTGCCCTCACGGCAGGGATTACGTCCAACTATACGCTACTGTCATCGGAATTTCGAAGGCAGCTGCAAAGGAGGCTGCTTGGGGAGGGGGCCCATAAG GACAGCACTGACGAACAAAAGATCATTTGCCACGCCTTGTCAAGCATTGAGTATATTGCTGGTCTCACGGGCGCTCTTCGTGAGACGGTGGTTGGCAGCTATGTTGCTGGCCTGAAACACGCCTACA CTTTAACTGCTAGAAATCATCGTCTTTAG
- a CDS encoding putative ABC multidrug transporter (transcript_id=CADANIAT00002810), which yields MDPITDSRPKAVDRDSTATSCNSTLDENQIENDREVTNLARVLSERSKHSHHQLPFNFGKDPSLDPQNAQFNARAWAKAFYNVRYSSTDAPPPRVAGVAFKNLNVAGYGSPVDYQMSVGNALLKLPTLAWQWLGGKKQRTEILQDVDGLLLPGEQLCVLGPPGSGCSTLLKTIAQETHGFEVDPSSYVNYQGITPKQMSKKFRGEAIYTAEVDAHFPQLVVGDTLYFAALARTPRHVPGGMSREEYAVHLRDVIMSTFGISHTINTKVGNDFVRGVSGGERKRVTIAEAALSYAPLQCWDNSTRGLDSANAVEFCKTLRTQGDVFGITSCVAIYQAPQAAYELFDKVTVLYEGRQIYFGPAKEAKDYFIRLGFVCPEAQTTPDFLTSMSSPVERVIRPGFENLVPRTADDFAQRWKESPERQALLRDIDRYNTEHPFNATDLDLFSSSRDAEKSKNQRPKSPYTLSYWGQIRICLWRDFQRLKNDPSVTLAMLILNFFEALIISSVFYNLPGNTSSFFSRGALLFMMVLLSAFSSVLEIITLYEKRTIVEKHSRYALYHPSAEAISSMIMDMPYKIVNSLLNSLVLYFMGNLRREAGAFFFLYLISFAMMMGMSMFFRFFASLTKSIEQALAPSSIILLALVLYTGFAIPVSYMRGWASWIRWLNPVSYGFEAVMVNEFNGREFPCVSFVPSGPGYENVSPQERVCSTVGAVPGSDVVQGADFVRSSYGYEYSHRWRNFGIIVALTVFLTMCHLVTSELVSSQRSKGEVLVFRRGKAQKMREKRHHTDEEQIAAPAAQNEKVIQEEPGLVSGVEQQSSIFHWEDVTYDIKIKGETRRILDRVDGWIRPGTLTALMGVSGAGKTTLLDVLASRTTIGVVGGNMLVDGRSRDESFQRKTGYVQQQDLHLHTSTVREALKFSALLRQPPQYSRAERLAYVETVIDLLNMREYADAIVGVPGEGLNVEQRKRLTIGVELAARPKLLLFLDEPTSGLDSQTSWSICNLMETLTKNGQAILCTIHQPSAMLFQRFDRLLLLAKGGKTVYFGEVGQGARTLMDYFVRNGGSACPPGANPAEHMLEVIGAAPGAQTDIDWPEVWRSSPEYQQVRSELARLRELANRPSPVSDPNDKSSYAEFAAPFSEQLLQVGRRVFQQYWRSPSYIYSKALLTVGCSLFIGFSFFKADNTRQGLQNQMFGVFVFLFVVVQLVMQVIPSFVTQRTLYESRERQSKTYAWQAFVLSNIIVEFVWNTIMAIFCYLVWFYPVGLYQNARYTDTIHSRSTLTLLIIWAVFLFASSFAHMLIAGVDSAEMASALSNIFFIMMYAFCGILAGPNALPGFWIFMYRVNPLTYLVSSLLSATLGDAPMHCANNEVLTFFAPPGLTCREYMEDYRSVNGGYLLNPDAQGSDQCQFCSLEYTNQYLSSLSIDFNNRWRDFGLLWVYVIVNTVGAIVFYKLFRVPRAKKD from the exons ATGGATCCCATAACAGACAGTCGGCCGAAAGCCGTCGACAGGGACAGCACAGCTACCAGCTGCAACTCGACCCTGGATGAAAATCAGATCGAAAACGACCGCGAGGTGACCAACTTGGCGCGGGTACTGAGTGAGCGGTCGAAGCATTCGCATCATCAGCTCCCGTTCAACTTTGGAAAAGACCCGTCCCTCGACCCCCAGAATGCCCAGTTCAATGCGAGAGCCTGGGCCAAGGCCTTCTACAATGTCCGGTACAGTTCGACAGACGCGCCTCCACCACGAGTTGCTGGTGTCGCGTTCAAGAATCTCAATGTTGCTGGCTACGGAAGTCCAGTCGATTACCAGATGAGTGTAGGGAATGCGCTTCTCAAGTTGCCGACGCTTGCCTGGCAATGGCTAGGGGGCAAAAAGCAACGGACTGAGATCCTCCAGGACGTGGACGGGCTGCTGCTTCCCGGCGAACAACTCTGCGTGCTTGGCCCTCCGGGGTCAGGCTGTTCGACTCTGTTGAAGACCATCGCACAGGAAACTCACGGCTTTGAAGTGGATCCCTCTTCGTACGTCAATTACCAGGGCATTACTCCGAAACAGATGTCCAAAAAGTTCCGTGGCGAAGCGATTTATACCGCCGAGGTGGACGCACATTTTCCTCAGCTTGTTGTCGGGGACACCCTATACTTTGCAGCGCTCGCTCGGACGCCTCGCCACGTCCCTGGAGGCATGAGCCGAGAGGAGTACGCCGTTCACTTACGCGATGTCATCATGTCGACCTTTGGCATCAGCCACACGATCAACACCAAGGTTGGTAACGACTTCGTTCGGGGGGTTAGCGGAGGGGAGAGGAAGCGAGTTACTATTGCAGAGGCGGCATTGAGCTACGCTCCTCTGCAGTGTTGGGACAATAGCACTCGGGGGTTGGATAGTGCCAATGCTGTCGAGTTTTGCAAGACCCTACGGACACAAGGAGACGTTTTCGGGATCACCTCCTGTGTTGCAATCTATCAGGCTCCTCAAGCCGCCTATGAG ctcttcgacaaggtcaCCGTTCTCTACGAGGGAAGGCAGATTTACTTCGGTCCTGCAAAGGAAGCTAAAGACTACTTCATCCGTCTCGGCTTCGTTTGCCCTGAAGCTCAAACTACGCCTGACTTTTTGACCTCCATGTCGAGCCCAGTCGAGCGCGTCATCCGGCCTGGATTCGAGAACTTAGTGCCCAGGACAGCCGATGACTTTGCGCAGAGGTGGAAAGAGAGTCCTGAACGCCAGGCACTTCTACGTGACATTGACCGGTATAACACCGAGCACCCCTTTAACGCCACAGACCTTGATCTCTTTTCGTCTTCGCGGGATGCAGAGAAGTCCAAGAACCAGCGACCGAAATCTCCATATACCTTGTCATACTGGGGCCAGATTCGAATCTGCTTGTGGAGGGATTTCCAACGGCTGAAAAACGACCCCAGTGTGACACTGGCCATGCTGATTCTAAACTTCTTCGAGGCCTTGATCATTTCCAGTGTGTTTTACAATCTTCCTGGAAAtacctcctccttcttctcccgtGGCGCATTGCTGTTCATGATGGTCCTCTTGAGTGCCTTTTCCAGCGTTCTCGAAATCATCACGTTGTACGAGAAACGAACAATTGTCGAGAAACACAGCAGATACGCCCTTTACCACCCTAGCGCTGAGGCTATTTCTTCGATGATTATGGATATGCCATACAAGATTGTCAACTCCCTGCTCAACAGCCTTGTCCTGTACTTCATGGGAAACCTCCGACGTGAAGCGGGAGCGTTCTTTTTCCTCTACCTGATCTCCTTCGCCATGATGATGGGCATGTCTATGTTCTTCCGTTTTTTCGCCTCTCTGACGAAATCGATTGAACAAGCCCTCGCCCCCTCTTCAATCATCTTGCTTGCTCTGGTTCTATACACAGGCTTTGCCATCCCGGTTAGCTATATGCGAGGTTGGGCTTCCTGGATCCGGTGGCTCAACCCAGTTTCGTATGGCTTTGAAGCCGTCATGGTTAACGAGTTTAACGGGCGAGAGTTCCCTTGCGTATCTTTTGTCCCTTCGGGGCCTGGTTATGAGAATGTCTCGCCACAGGAAAGGGTCTGCTCGACAGTTGGGGCGGTGCCTGGGTCGGATGTTGTTCAGGGTGCTGATTTTGTTCGATCATCATATGGCTACGAATATAGCCATCGTTGGCGCAACTTCGGGATCATTGTTGCTCTCACCGTTTTCTTGACGATGTGCCATTTGGTCACATCCGAGCTGGTCTCTTCTCAGCGCTCCAAGGGAGAGGTGCTCGTTTTCCGTAGAGGCAAGGCGCAAAAGATGCGGGAAAAGCGACACCACACCGATGAGGAGCAGATAGCAGCACCCGCAGCGCAGAACGAAAAGGTTATCCAAGAGGAGCCTGGCCTGGTTTCAGGTGTGGAGCAGCAGTCTTCAATTTTTCACTGGGAAGATGTGACCTATGACATCAAGATCAAGGGCGAGACAAGGCGGATCCTCGATCGTGTAGACGGCTGGATTCGGCCGGGGACTTTGACAGCGCTGATG GGCGTTTCCGGTGCTGGCAAGACGACTCTTCTGGATGTATTGGCGAGTCGCACCACGATCGGCGTTGTTGGAGGGAATATGCTGGTTGACGGCCGATCTCGAGATGAATCCTTCCAACGTAAAACCGGCTATGTTCAGCAGCAAGACCTGCATTTGCATACGTCGACCGTACGAGAAGCATTGAAGTTCAGTGCTCTTCTCCGGCAGCCGCCTCAGTACAGCAGGGCTGAGAGGTTAGCCTATGTTGAGACCGTCATTGATCTGCTCAACATGAGAGAGTACGCTGACGCAATTGTCGGAGTTCCGGGTGAGGGCCTGAATGTCGAGCAACGAAAACGCCTCACAATTGGTGTCGAGCTGGCTGCCCGTCCGAAGTTGCTACTCTTCTTGGATGAACCTACCTCTGGGCTGGATAGTCAAACCTCATGGTCGATCTGCAACCTCATGGAGACCTTGACAAAGAATGGCCAGGCAATTCTGTGTACTATCCATCAACCTTCGGCAATGTTATTTCAGAGGTTTGACCGACTCCTACTGCTAGCGAAAGGGGGCAAGACTGTGTATTTTGGCGAAGTTGGCCAAGGAGCAAGAACCCTTATGGACTACTTTGTCCGCAATGGTGGTTCGGCTTGTCCTCCAGGGGCCAATCCAGCTGAGCATATGCTTGAGGTGATTGGGGCTGCGCCAGGGGCACAGACAGATATCGACTGGCCTGAAGTGTGGAGGAGCAGTCCTGAGTACCAGCAAGTACGAAGTGAACTTGCAAGACTAAGAGAGTTGGCCAATCGTCCATCGCCAGTCTCAGACCCGAATGACAAGTCTAGCTATGCTGAGTTTGCAGCACCGTTCTCTGAGCAGCTCCTTCAAGTCGGCCGCCGAGTGTTTCAGCAGTACTGGCGCAGCCCGTCCTACATTTATTCGAAAGCTTTGTTGACTGTTGGCTGT TCCCTCTTTATTGGATTCTCGTTCTTCAAAGCGGACAACACCAGACAAGGCCTTCAGAATCAGATGTTCGGTGTCTTTGTATTTCTTTTTGTAGTCGTTCAGCTCGTCATGCAAGTCATCCCCTCCTTCGTCACACAGCGAACTCTCTATGAGTCGCGGGAACGACAGTCGAAAACTTATGCATGGCAAGCATTTGTTCTTTCCAACATCATCGTCGAGTTTGTGTGGAATACA ATCATGGCCATCTTCTGCTACCTCGTCTGGTTCTATCCTGTCGGCTTGTACCAGAACGCGCGATATACGGACACCATTCACTCCCGAAGCACTCTCACATTGCTTATCATCTGGGCGGTCTTCCTTTTCGCCAGTTCATTCGCGCACATGCTGATTGCCGGCGTGGATAGTGCGGAGATGGCATCCGCCCTCTCcaatatcttcttcatcatgatGTACGCATTCTGCGGTATTCTTGCCGGTCCAAATGCGCTTCCCGGCTTCTGGATTTTCATGTACCGTGTCAATCCGCTTACATACCTCGTGTCCTCCTTGCTATCAGCCACTCTTGGAGATGCACCCATGCACTGCGCCAATAATGAGGTCTTGACATTCTTCGCGCCACCGGGGCTAACCTGTCGCGAGTATATGGAAGATTACCGGTCTGTCAATGGGGGTTACTTGCTCAACCCGGATGCGCAAGGCAGTGATCAATGTCAGTTCTGCAGCTTGGAGTACACCAACCAGTACCTGAGCAGTCTTAGTATTGACTTCAATAACCGGTGGCGGGATTTCGGCCTCCTCTGGGTCTACGTTATTGTCAACACCGTCGGAGCAATCGTCTTCTACAAGCTGTTCCGGGTGCCTAGGGCAAAAAAGGATTAA